The region CCTGAGCTGCCCGCAGCTGTTCAGAAACAGCGAGACTGCGGTGAAATCCTGTTCATTGTACATATAGCCGGTCCCGAGCAGTGACAGCACCCATTCAATCCCCTCCAGCGAGGGAATCGGCACACTGGCTCCGCGCTCCAGCAGCTCTTTCGCTTCTTGCGCCTCCTCAAGCGCCCGGTGGATCGCCGGCAGATAGATCATCGGCTGAAGCTCCTCGACAACCCTTCTTCCCTCATACGATACCGCATGACGCATCAATTCCTGCTTAATCGTCTCATATTCCAATGTGTGCAGACTCTGCAGATTCATTCTGAGCTCCTCCTTGTATACAAGTATATTTCTTATCCCCATCAACTGCGCATAACGCAAAAAGAGGGCAAAGAACCGCCACCACGGCAGTCTTCGCCCTCTTTTTGCTGCTATTTCTTCTCTTTGGCCTCAGAGTCCCACCCCTTTCGGGAGAAGCCCTGAAAACAGAAAAAACCGTGCTGCAAGAGCACGGTTAATCACAAAGAGAATAATAGCCGGATCAAGAGGCCATCATGACGCTTCGCGTGTGTTCTTAACTAAATCATTCATTCCAGCAGCCCGCGGTCTACTCAGTCAGAGGTGCCGACAGGACAGACTCTAACAAGACATGCCCCTGACAAAATCAGAGCATGCGGCGGCTAACAGCCGGAACGATATGAAATTGCTTAGTTAAGAACGCTCACCAACATCAAAATTTCCCCTTTAGTTATAGGATACCTGTAATTTACTACATCTGGGAACCACTTGTCAATTATGGGTTAATGCAAGCGGAAACGGCCTTGCCGTCCTTCAATAGGAGGGTACCGTTTCAGCGAGAAATAGAAGGATAATTTATCACGTGAAACAAAAAAATTAAAAAAAAGCAGCCGGCTAAGCCGGCTGCTTCATAAAACGTCCTATTCTGTTGTGTAAGGCAGCAGCGCGATTTGACGCGAGCGCTTTACAGCAATAGTCAGAGCGCGTTGGTATTTTGCACTTGTACCAGTTACACGACGCGGCAAGATCTTTCCGCGTTCGCTGATGAACTTCTTAAGAAGCTCAGTGTCTTTATAATCAATGTGAGTAATCTTGTTCACAGTGAAATAGCACACTTTTTTACGCTTGTTGCGTCCACCACGACGTGCCGGTCTTTTGTCGTTGTCCGCACCTTCTCTTGGTTTGAAAGCCATGTTCAGTTCAGTCCTTCCTTATTAAAATGGCAAATCATCGTCCGATATATCGATCGGTTTTCCATCGCCCGAAAAAGGATCTTGGGTATTGTTGTTACGCGAGAAATTATTGTTGCTTCCATTTCCGCGAGCACTGTTCCCGCCGTTACCGCCGCCACCGAAGGCTGGCTCTTCAGGCATACTTCCACCACTTGATGCATTTCCGCCTTCACGGCTCTGCGCGGATTCCAGGAAACGGACATTATCGGCAATAACTTCAGTAACGTATACACGTTTGCCTTCGTTATTCTCATAATTCCGTACTTGGATGCGTCCTTCCACGGCTGCCAGTCTTCCTTTGCGCAAGTAATTGGCACAGGTCTCAGCCAGCTGTCTCCAGGTTACTACCGGGATAAAGTCCGCTTCGCGTTCACCGTTCTGGCCCGTAAAGTTACGGTCTACGGCAAGCGTAAACTGTGTTACGGCAACACCAGCAGGAGTATAACGAAGTTCCGGGTCACGGGTCAACCGACCGATCAGAATGATACGGTTCAACAATTAGGTCCCCTCCTTAATAGCGCGATTCGTTACAAAGCTTGTCAATATCTTAGGCAACGTCGTTCGTAATGAGATAACGAATTACTTCGTCAGAAATCTTCATGATACGCTCAAGTTCAGTAACTACTGCAGGTTTTGCACTGAAGTTAACCAAAACAAAAACGCCATCACGATGTTTCTTGATCTCATACGCAAGACGGCGTTTACCTTGCACGTCGTGCTTTGTAATTTCTCCGCCGTTGGAGATGATGCCTTGGAATTTTTCGACTGCTGCTTGAACGGCTTCTTGTTCAATGTCAGGACGAATAATGTACATGACTTCATATTTGCGCATAATTTTCACCTCCTTATGGTCTGCGGCCCCTGATCAGGTCAGGAGCAAGGAACGAGCACAAACATAGACTCGCACCAAATCAATATACCAAATCCGGCAGAGGATTGCAAGTTTTATTAATACGTACCAGATGCTGGTCCCCAAGAAAAAACTGTAGCCGGATTCCGTAAGAATGCCCGAGTAATCCCCCGCCTTCAGGGCTACAATATAACAGCTTCATTATTCTATAACAGGAGGTTATCCACCAATGGGCGAACAGACTGAGTATGAAAAGGGCGACAAAGCCCCCAACCCGGGCATTTACACCGAGGTAGGCGAAGCGCGGAGCTTCCACACGGAGATTCAGAATCCGAAGCGGATTACCATGGAGAAAGGCGACACCTTCCCGGAGACCACCAACCAGAACCGCAAGTGGAAAAAGGTCGAGAAAGCCCGCGTCCATTAATTTCAGCAGCCAGGTATAAAACCCTGAAGGCTGCACATACTAGACCCAGGCAGTACAAAAGAGAGGTGTGGTTCCGTTGAACGTCGTAGACGAACACGATCACAGGGATTCTGAATTCAGCAGCTATCGTACCCGGGGAGAGTAGAGTTGGCTCTGTAAAAAGGAGTTACAGCTTTGGCAATACCCATTCACAGTAGTAGCTATAGACAGAGATTTCCGAACGTCATTGATGTACTGCCTCTGGAAGAGAGACCTGCGAAGGTCTCTCTTTTTGCATGTTCTCCACCTGAACTGCACGCTGAAGTATTTTTACACAAAAAAGCCCCCGTACCAGAACGGAGGTCTCATCATTTAAGCATATAATTGCTGAAGTGGCGGAGAGGGTGGGATTCGAACCCACGCACGCTGTGACACGCCTAACTGATTTCGAGTCAGCCCCCTTGGGCCTCTTGGGTACCTCTCCGCAGCAAGAATTATCATATCATGCCAATCGCACAATTGCAAGCGTTATTCATTTGCGTTTTCGCTTCCCGCGCCAGCTTAATTATTCTCCGCTCCGCTATCCGCTGAATGCAGGACCTTCTTGAGATTCTTCTCGAATTTGGCGCGGGGAATGAGGACGCTGTGCTGACAGCCGGTGCACTTAATCCGGATATCCATCCCCATTCGGATAATCTCCATCTCATTCGTTCCGCACGGGTGCTGCTTCTTCATCTGCACAATATCACCCAGCCCGAATACCTTGCGTTCCATTATTCTTCCCCCTCCTCTGCCTCTTGCGCAGCAGCCACCTGCCTTCTTGGGCTGGTCTCCTGCTCCTCACGGGCTCTGCGGGCTGCATCTGCGCGTTCCTGCTCACGAGCCGCCTCAGCCTCCCTCTCCGCCTGCTCACGCGCCTCTTGCTCGGCCTTAGCGGCCTCCAGGGCACTCTGCTTCTCCAAAGCCTGCTTGATATCATTCTGAATCTGCCGCTCAGCTGCATCTCTGGCATTAGGCAGGCAATT is a window of Paenibacillus sp. FSL H3-0469 DNA encoding:
- the rpsR gene encoding 30S ribosomal protein S18; protein product: MAFKPREGADNDKRPARRGGRNKRKKVCYFTVNKITHIDYKDTELLKKFISERGKILPRRVTGTSAKYQRALTIAVKRSRQIALLPYTTE
- a CDS encoding DUF951 domain-containing protein — protein: MERKVFGLGDIVQMKKQHPCGTNEMEIIRMGMDIRIKCTGCQHSVLIPRAKFEKNLKKVLHSADSGAENN
- a CDS encoding YjzC family protein, whose protein sequence is MGEQTEYEKGDKAPNPGIYTEVGEARSFHTEIQNPKRITMEKGDTFPETTNQNRKWKKVEKARVH
- the rpsF gene encoding 30S ribosomal protein S6; the encoded protein is MRKYEVMYIIRPDIEQEAVQAAVEKFQGIISNGGEITKHDVQGKRRLAYEIKKHRDGVFVLVNFSAKPAVVTELERIMKISDEVIRYLITNDVA
- the ssb gene encoding single-stranded DNA-binding protein, whose translation is MLNRIILIGRLTRDPELRYTPAGVAVTQFTLAVDRNFTGQNGEREADFIPVVTWRQLAETCANYLRKGRLAAVEGRIQVRNYENNEGKRVYVTEVIADNVRFLESAQSREGGNASSGGSMPEEPAFGGGGNGGNSARGNGSNNNFSRNNNTQDPFSGDGKPIDISDDDLPF